The following coding sequences are from one bacterium SCSIO 12741 window:
- a CDS encoding oligosaccharide flippase family protein, whose protein sequence is MSTNRRFLFDVLLLLFLNLLVKPFWIFGIDRTVQNEVGSENYGLYFALFNFSYLFNSLLDLGITNYNNRSVAREADFLKDNLTKLTGIKIGLGGLYLIVTLSVGWFLGYDGTEFQLLFFLTINQFLTSLLLFFRSNISGLQRFTWDSIASVFDRLLLIGICAYLIWGIDDRFQIEWLVYSQTASLLIATILIGVIAHSMGSGLSFSLSRDYVITLLKNSLPFAFIILFMSMYSRLDAIMLERLLSDGKFYSGVYAHGYRILDMLNNFTFLFTAILFPLLSRMLFQKEPILDLIQLSIRLLFIPAGFVLLGGWFFREDIIHMLYSDPDAQSFTAFSWLMTSWLFLVMASLFGTVLTAAGELKAMMVITGISFVLNFVFNLFAIPDYQAEGAALATLIAQASCGLGTFIYCVYKGYIPHFGKLWIRFIPVMLAAYILIDTLEVWTVPFWMLFGTSLVGYLLLVLFSGILSKSLLLEARRVIWKS, encoded by the coding sequence ATGAGTACCAATCGACGCTTTCTGTTTGATGTCCTCTTGCTGCTGTTTCTCAATTTGCTGGTCAAACCCTTTTGGATTTTTGGGATTGACCGGACCGTTCAAAACGAGGTAGGTTCGGAAAATTACGGGCTGTATTTTGCCTTGTTCAATTTCTCCTACCTGTTCAATTCCCTGTTGGATTTAGGCATAACGAATTACAACAATCGCTCGGTAGCTCGGGAAGCGGATTTTTTGAAAGACAACCTGACCAAACTTACTGGAATCAAAATAGGCTTGGGCGGTCTTTACTTGATTGTTACCCTTTCCGTTGGCTGGTTTCTGGGTTATGACGGCACCGAATTTCAACTACTCTTTTTTCTCACCATCAATCAATTCCTTACATCCCTTCTGCTCTTTTTCCGGTCCAATATATCCGGCCTCCAGCGATTTACCTGGGATAGTATTGCCTCGGTTTTTGATCGCTTATTGCTTATAGGGATTTGCGCCTATTTAATATGGGGAATAGATGATCGTTTTCAAATTGAATGGTTGGTGTATTCTCAAACGGCATCCCTGTTAATAGCCACAATTCTCATTGGCGTCATTGCCCATAGCATGGGCTCCGGGTTATCCTTTTCCCTTAGCCGGGACTATGTGATAACACTGCTTAAAAACAGCCTTCCTTTCGCCTTTATTATTCTTTTTATGAGCATGTATAGCCGGCTGGATGCCATCATGCTCGAGCGTTTGCTATCCGACGGTAAATTCTATTCAGGGGTTTATGCCCATGGTTATCGGATACTCGATATGCTGAACAACTTTACCTTCCTGTTCACCGCCATACTCTTTCCCCTACTCTCCCGAATGCTGTTTCAAAAAGAGCCTATTTTGGACCTCATTCAACTATCTATCAGGTTGTTGTTTATTCCAGCGGGCTTCGTTCTACTGGGTGGTTGGTTTTTTCGGGAAGACATCATTCACATGTTGTACAGCGATCCTGATGCTCAAAGTTTTACGGCCTTTTCCTGGTTAATGACTTCCTGGTTGTTTTTGGTGATGGCGTCTTTATTTGGCACCGTACTTACCGCAGCTGGGGAGCTAAAAGCCATGATGGTGATTACCGGAATATCCTTTGTTCTGAATTTTGTTTTCAACCTTTTCGCCATTCCCGATTACCAAGCCGAAGGCGCTGCCTTGGCTACCCTGATCGCCCAGGCCAGTTGCGGTCTTGGAACATTTATCTATTGCGTTTACAAGGGCTACATTCCCCATTTCGGTAAGCTTTGGATTCGGTTTATCCCCGTCATGCTTGCAGCCTACATTTTGATCGATACCCTGGAAGTATGGACCGTGCCTTTTTGGATGCTCTTTGGAACCAGTTTGGTCGGCTATTTGTTGCTGGTGCTATTTTCTGGAATTCTTAGTAAATCGCTTTTACTGGAGGCACGACGCGTCATTTGGAAAAGCTAA